One stretch of Hypanus sabinus isolate sHypSab1 chromosome 29, sHypSab1.hap1, whole genome shotgun sequence DNA includes these proteins:
- the LOC132382783 gene encoding uncharacterized protein LOC132382783: protein MEFASSHFYIRSPADTNQAKQSGGVGPSGSQGSEGIGQGLPIYDAVATCGPAPEGQQPVTSPHYDEVYEPCPQNPRACEGGVRGGDPIYLNSISVPVATPSAPTYDNRSGLSLHNQAEERSRVVESGKASDPQAGQHFSNPPPVPPPRPSRHRTAQGELQHINSVVASSSQPFPWLPGLPPILFLWPFSGSGERSSLCPHPAPYYLSPHLCLPSLP, encoded by the exons ATGGAGTTTGCCAGCAGCCACTTCTATATTCGAAGTCCAGCTGACACAAATCAGGCCAAGCAGTCCGGTGGAGTTGGCCCCTCGGGGTCCCAGGGCAGTGAAGGGATTG GGCAGGGACTTCCCATCTACGACGCCGTGGCGACCTGCGGCCCAGCCCCAGAAGGACAACAGCCGGTAACCTCTCCACACTATGACGAGGTGTACGAACCTTGCCCGCAGAATCCGCGGGCATGTGAAGGGGGTGTCAGGGGCGGGGACCCTATCTACCTCAACAGCATTTCGGTGCCTGTGGCCACTCCTTCCGCACCTACCTACGACAACAGATCGGGGCTCAGCCTGCACAACCAGGCAGAAGAACGCAGCAGAGTTGTTGAAAGTGGGAAGGCTTCAGACCCCCAAGCTGGGCAGCATTTCTCCAACCCACCACCAGTGCCTCCACCCAGACCTTCCCGACACAGGACAGCCCAAGGTGAGCTCCAGCACATAAACAGTGTTGTCGCTTCCTCATCCCAGCCGTTCCCTTGGTTACCAGGCCTCCCTCCCATCCTCTTCCTCTGGCCCTTCTCTGGGAGTGGTGAAAGGTCCTCACTCtgcccccaccccgccccataCTATCTCTCCCCTCACCTCTGCCTTCCTTCACTGCCCTGA